A region from the uncultured Holophaga sp. genome encodes:
- a CDS encoding 5'-nucleotidase C-terminal domain-containing protein, with protein MFRWLFILIFSFGLSAEELRLQVVCTSGVGGQLAAQDTYSLQSAPMGWVRLASLIRGLRSTLPSTTLVLDGGAAFAGSPSAYVRKVVRPDLPEPSLAIMNAVGCGAMALGEPSFAYGLPYLRSLEDQAQFPFLAANLLMPDGSPAFMPYAKLELQGVSVAVVGLATSFRNPLDAEVSLRLADPVETLKALVPRLRQKEKADLVVLLLQGDQPLKESVPGVDLVVQPYGVSPSPGDVPVLQPRPLGRELGVAEWTMHREWGRWKPKTLQTRMVQVQPDTPADPQAGELSAAIQGATDAYLDTPAARLDVDLDGRWGRMEDGPLLQLLHTVVRKATRAQITAVPSPRPGLFIPKGPTSVRQFYALAPSESRLARIRVTGAQLRAYLEQAATYYNFCHLPDLISHQLRPEDFDVLDGVAYALDISKPMGSRVVALNYEGQPVKDTQEFTLGLSECRLQGAGGYLAAAGLSTRPEWLSRSSFRNLILAQVLEQGPLNPIPTGQWRIIPSLDRERVMEQEH; from the coding sequence GTGTTCCGTTGGCTGTTCATTCTCATCTTCTCCTTTGGTCTCAGTGCCGAGGAACTCCGGCTGCAGGTGGTCTGCACCTCCGGAGTGGGGGGGCAGCTGGCGGCCCAGGACACCTACTCGCTCCAGTCCGCTCCGATGGGCTGGGTCCGCTTGGCGAGCCTCATCCGGGGACTGCGCTCTACCCTGCCGTCGACCACCCTGGTGCTCGACGGCGGAGCGGCCTTTGCGGGGAGCCCCTCCGCCTATGTCCGCAAGGTGGTGCGCCCGGACCTGCCTGAGCCCAGCCTCGCCATCATGAATGCCGTGGGCTGCGGGGCCATGGCCCTGGGTGAGCCCAGCTTCGCCTACGGCCTGCCCTATCTGAGGTCCCTGGAGGATCAGGCCCAGTTCCCCTTCCTGGCGGCCAACCTGCTCATGCCGGATGGGAGCCCTGCTTTCATGCCCTACGCCAAGCTGGAGCTCCAGGGGGTCTCCGTGGCTGTCGTCGGTCTCGCCACCTCCTTCCGCAACCCCCTGGACGCCGAGGTGTCCCTGCGGCTGGCCGATCCGGTGGAAACCCTCAAGGCCCTGGTGCCCCGGCTCCGCCAGAAGGAGAAGGCCGATCTGGTGGTCCTTCTCCTGCAGGGAGACCAGCCGCTCAAGGAGAGCGTCCCCGGAGTCGACCTGGTGGTGCAGCCTTACGGGGTGTCCCCGAGCCCTGGGGATGTACCGGTCCTGCAGCCCAGACCCCTCGGTCGGGAGCTCGGGGTCGCCGAGTGGACGATGCATCGGGAATGGGGGCGCTGGAAGCCCAAGACGCTCCAGACGCGCATGGTGCAGGTCCAGCCGGACACCCCGGCCGATCCCCAGGCCGGCGAACTCAGTGCTGCGATCCAGGGGGCCACGGACGCCTACCTGGACACCCCCGCGGCCCGGCTCGATGTGGACCTGGACGGCCGCTGGGGGCGGATGGAGGACGGTCCCCTGCTCCAGCTCCTCCACACGGTGGTCCGCAAGGCGACCCGGGCACAGATCACCGCGGTCCCCTCGCCAAGACCCGGACTCTTCATTCCCAAGGGGCCGACCTCGGTGCGCCAGTTCTACGCCCTCGCGCCCTCGGAGAGTCGCCTGGCGAGGATCCGGGTCACGGGCGCCCAGCTCAGGGCTTATCTGGAGCAGGCGGCCACCTATTACAACTTCTGCCACCTTCCCGACCTGATCTCCCACCAGCTCCGTCCCGAGGACTTCGATGTCCTCGACGGGGTGGCCTACGCCCTGGACATCTCAAAGCCCATGGGCAGCAGGGTTGTGGCCCTCAACTACGAGGGGCAGCCTGTGAAGGACACTCAGGAATTCACCCTCGGGCTCAGCGAGTGCCGCCTCCAGGGTGCCGGGGGCTATCTGGCGGCCGCGGGGCTGTCGACCCGTCCTGAGTGGCTGAGCCGGAGTTCCTTCCGCAACCTGATCCTGGCCCAGGTCCTGGAGCAGGGTCCCCTGAATCCGATCCCCACCGGTCAGTGGCGGATCATCCCCTCCCTGGACCGCGAGCGGGTGATGGAGCAGGAACACTGA